A stretch of the Geovibrio thiophilus genome encodes the following:
- a CDS encoding methyl-accepting chemotaxis protein: MFDISIKKKLAVFVLGASLVVFVGLFLYMLNLTRDISKSVFTKTADNLVYSLNEKLAAKDDVGLTNALAVVNNQAVVEALVTGNRELAIEPLQKLSDSFRENTKLKNVQIHIHTADIKSFLRAWNPKKYGDDLSSFRYSLIEMKKTRKPMVVFEIGVAGLSHRAIVPIFHEGAYIGSMEFIQGINSIVDELSERGTDMLMLMDQKYLDIAEEARENPKMGRYVVAQKNFSVELADAVKDIDVAALVNEGYSEIGGYFVTAVPAKGLGGMEIGYFLLAEKTEKIMGEINEANHMVKIFMLGAAALVVTILMVMFAVLNILVFRRVKILAEMFEEISRGEGDLTRRINSRVHDELGVLCDHFDRFISKINGIISEVKLNAAGVASGNSELASTTDQFSSTFQEQAAQVSGVAAALEEMSASAGEINASLTDGISFSETASETVENGRRQLTEAVDRIEGIRMETGRLAGSIDKLGEASSRIGDIISVINDIADQTNLLALNAAIEAARAGEAGRGFAVVADEVRKLAERTQNATKEVGSLISSLQTETKSASAHMGSAEKTVDEGVGAIKEVDGYFNNIVEAVNDIRSAMAVIRTAVDEQGRAIAGTNENVQVISAGVEESSSGMTEVSRTVTDLQRLAEELDSLVRKFRTE; the protein is encoded by the coding sequence ATGTTTGATATATCAATAAAAAAGAAACTCGCAGTTTTTGTTCTCGGTGCGTCGCTGGTTGTTTTTGTCGGTCTTTTCTTATATATGCTCAATCTTACCAGAGACATATCCAAGTCTGTATTCACAAAGACAGCCGATAATCTTGTTTATTCTCTTAATGAAAAGCTCGCGGCGAAGGACGATGTTGGGCTTACCAATGCTCTTGCCGTTGTAAACAATCAGGCTGTGGTTGAAGCTCTTGTTACCGGAAACCGGGAGCTTGCCATAGAGCCGCTTCAGAAGCTTTCTGACAGCTTCAGGGAAAATACAAAGCTTAAGAATGTCCAGATTCATATACATACTGCGGATATAAAATCTTTTCTGCGTGCGTGGAATCCGAAGAAATACGGGGACGACCTCAGTTCCTTCCGCTATTCGCTGATTGAGATGAAGAAAACCCGCAAGCCCATGGTTGTTTTTGAAATAGGTGTAGCAGGACTTTCCCACAGGGCGATTGTGCCGATTTTCCATGAAGGCGCATACATCGGCTCAATGGAGTTTATTCAGGGAATCAATTCCATTGTCGATGAACTGAGTGAACGGGGAACTGATATGCTGATGCTTATGGATCAGAAATATCTTGATATAGCTGAAGAGGCGCGGGAAAACCCTAAAATGGGCAGGTATGTTGTTGCTCAGAAAAATTTCAGTGTTGAACTCGCGGACGCAGTCAAGGATATAGATGTCGCTGCCCTTGTGAATGAAGGATACTCCGAGATCGGAGGGTATTTTGTCACAGCAGTTCCAGCAAAAGGCTTAGGCGGTATGGAGATAGGTTACTTCCTGCTGGCGGAGAAAACCGAAAAGATTATGGGTGAGATAAACGAAGCAAATCACATGGTAAAGATATTTATGTTGGGTGCGGCTGCTCTGGTGGTCACTATCCTCATGGTAATGTTTGCCGTGCTTAATATTCTTGTTTTCAGACGTGTTAAGATCTTGGCGGAAATGTTTGAGGAGATCTCCAGAGGTGAAGGGGATCTTACCAGAAGAATAAACAGCAGGGTGCATGACGAGCTTGGCGTGCTCTGCGATCATTTTGACAGGTTTATATCGAAAATAAACGGGATCATTTCCGAAGTGAAGCTGAACGCCGCAGGAGTGGCATCGGGCAACTCGGAACTGGCTTCTACGACTGATCAGTTCAGCAGCACCTTTCAGGAGCAGGCGGCACAGGTTTCCGGCGTTGCCGCCGCACTGGAGGAGATGAGCGCCTCAGCGGGTGAAATTAACGCAAGCCTGACCGACGGCATAAGTTTTTCCGAAACTGCCTCCGAAACCGTTGAAAACGGACGCAGACAGCTCACGGAGGCTGTGGACAGGATTGAGGGGATCCGCATGGAGACGGGCAGACTCGCCGGCTCCATTGACAAGCTCGGTGAGGCATCTTCCAGAATAGGTGATATTATCAGTGTGATAAACGATATTGCGGATCAGACAAACCTTCTTGCGCTGAATGCCGCTATCGAAGCCGCAAGAGCAGGTGAGGCAGGCAGAGGCTTTGCCGTCGTAGCCGATGAGGTTCGTAAACTGGCGGAAAGGACACAGAACGCCACCAAAGAGGTAGGCAGTCTCATATCAAGTCTTCAGACGGAGACGAAAAGCGCTTCAGCTCATATGGGCAGCGCCGAGAAAACTGTGGACGAAGGTGTCGGGGCTATCAAGGAAGTTGACGGATATTTTAATAATATTGTAGAGGCGGTTAACGACATCCGCTCCGCAATGGCAGTGATAAGAACCGCTGTGGATGAACAGGGAAGGGCGATAGCCGGAACAAATGAGAATGTTCAGGTTATATCTGCGGGTGTCGAGGAGAGCTCATCCGGAATGACAGAGGTCAGCCGGACAGTCACCGATCTCCAGAGGCTCGCGGAAGAGCTTGATTCTCTGGTGAGAAAATTCAGAACAGAATAG
- a CDS encoding uracil-xanthine permease family protein, whose translation METISGVKKTILGLQMLFVAFGALVLVPLLTGLDPSIALFTAGAGTLLFQAITKGKVPVFLASSFAFIAPIQYGMQNFGVAKTLGGLTCAGFTYILFSFLVKQGGIKAIERYLPPIVTGPVIMVIGLNLAPVAVGMTKHFGDGQYNIQAVILAGITLFTAVIVVAYGKRIFSLIPILTAICVGYAAALIMGHVSFEPIMQAAWISIPWVEASRNGSFAFPQFDIEAIIFILPVAIAPAIEHVGDILAISSTTGKDYLKDPGLHRTLLGDGLATSMASVLGGPPNTTYSEVTGAVALTKAFDPMYMRIAAVFAICLAFFGKLGAVLKTIPVPVMGGIMFLLFGMIAGIGINSLVRSKVDMSKPRNLIISSVILVCGIGGVNLSMWKVTLGGIGLAGIVGVLLNLILPEDK comes from the coding sequence ATGGAGACTATTTCGGGAGTAAAGAAGACCATTCTGGGGCTTCAGATGCTTTTCGTGGCATTCGGAGCACTGGTTCTCGTTCCCCTGCTGACGGGGCTTGACCCGTCTATCGCCCTGTTTACCGCAGGAGCCGGAACTCTGCTTTTTCAGGCTATCACCAAAGGAAAAGTACCTGTTTTTCTTGCAAGTTCATTCGCATTCATCGCACCTATTCAATACGGAATGCAGAATTTCGGCGTTGCCAAAACCCTCGGCGGTCTTACCTGCGCAGGGTTCACATACATTCTCTTCAGCTTTCTCGTGAAGCAGGGCGGAATCAAGGCTATCGAAAGATACCTGCCCCCGATAGTCACCGGACCGGTTATAATGGTAATAGGTCTTAACCTCGCCCCTGTCGCGGTGGGTATGACAAAACATTTCGGCGACGGTCAGTATAATATTCAGGCGGTCATACTCGCGGGAATCACTCTTTTCACCGCTGTAATCGTTGTAGCGTACGGCAAAAGAATTTTCAGCCTCATTCCCATACTCACCGCAATCTGTGTGGGTTATGCCGCCGCTCTGATAATGGGGCATGTAAGCTTCGAACCGATCATGCAGGCGGCGTGGATCTCCATCCCGTGGGTCGAGGCTTCCAGAAACGGCTCCTTCGCATTTCCCCAGTTCGATATAGAAGCAATTATCTTCATCCTTCCTGTCGCCATAGCTCCGGCGATTGAGCATGTGGGCGATATTCTCGCAATAAGCTCAACAACAGGGAAGGACTATCTCAAGGATCCCGGTCTCCACAGAACACTCCTTGGTGACGGTCTCGCCACAAGTATGGCAAGCGTTCTCGGCGGACCTCCCAATACCACTTATTCCGAAGTTACAGGCGCCGTTGCGCTCACTAAAGCCTTTGATCCCATGTATATGCGCATAGCGGCGGTATTCGCCATATGCCTTGCCTTCTTCGGAAAGCTTGGCGCTGTGCTCAAAACAATACCCGTTCCCGTAATGGGCGGAATCATGTTCCTCCTTTTCGGCATGATAGCGGGCATAGGCATCAACTCTCTGGTGAGAAGCAAGGTCGATATGTCCAAACCGAGAAACCTGATTATATCATCTGTTATCCTTGTGTGCGGCATAGGCGGGGTAAATCTTTCCATGTGGAAGGTGACACTCGGCGGCATAGGGCTTGCGGGCATAGTCGGCGTTCTTCTCAACCTTATTCTTCCTGAGGATAAGTAA
- the upp gene encoding uracil phosphoribosyltransferase, which produces MGEFKNLTVISHPLIQHKLRYIRDKKTSKRDFKELVDEVAMLMAYEITKDFPLRKVKIKTPICEMEAHEVSGKKVVLVPILRAGLGMVEGVLKLMPSARVGHIGLYRDHETLQPVQYYFKVPQNCEKRDFILIDPMLATGGSAIAAAQMLKDKGAESIKFMSLIAAPEGVRAFCTAHPDIKVYTAALDEKLNELGYIVPGLGDAGDRLFGTK; this is translated from the coding sequence ATGGGAGAGTTCAAAAATCTGACTGTAATCAGCCACCCGCTGATTCAGCATAAGCTGCGCTACATCAGGGACAAAAAAACCTCAAAACGGGATTTTAAGGAGCTCGTGGATGAGGTGGCTATGCTTATGGCATATGAGATTACCAAGGACTTTCCCTTAAGGAAGGTTAAGATAAAAACACCCATCTGCGAGATGGAAGCCCACGAGGTTTCCGGCAAGAAGGTTGTGCTGGTGCCGATCCTCCGTGCGGGGCTCGGCATGGTGGAGGGAGTGCTTAAGCTCATGCCTTCCGCCCGTGTGGGGCATATCGGGCTTTACAGGGATCACGAAACCCTCCAGCCCGTGCAGTATTACTTCAAGGTTCCGCAGAACTGTGAAAAGAGGGATTTCATATTGATAGATCCCATGCTAGCCACAGGCGGTTCGGCGATCGCGGCAGCGCAGATGCTTAAGGATAAAGGCGCTGAATCCATCAAGTTTATGAGCCTGATAGCCGCACCCGAGGGTGTGCGTGCGTTCTGCACCGCGCACCCCGACATAAAGGTGTACACTGCGGCTCTTGATGAAAAGCTTAATGAGCTGGGCTACATTGTCCCCGGTCTCGGCGATGCCGGAGACAGGCTTTTCGGAACAAAGTAA
- a CDS encoding NAD(P)H-dependent oxidoreductase — protein MNKILMVFGHPNPENSFVNSIITDELSKTEGVSVRCLSSAAGCFDVEAEQNALAEADIIIFQFPLQWFNMPWIFKKWLSDVFTDGFALGEGGNRLKGKILIASATMGGGVDDASSKPVFNLLNDIKEFAEYTGMVYAEPVVSGSYLFVPYLAGDKEDIRRRALEHAEELKRRIASFI, from the coding sequence ATGAATAAAATTCTTATGGTGTTCGGTCACCCCAACCCTGAGAACTCCTTTGTTAACAGTATAATAACAGACGAGCTCAGTAAAACGGAAGGGGTGTCCGTGCGCTGCCTGAGTTCCGCGGCCGGATGCTTTGACGTTGAGGCGGAGCAGAATGCGCTTGCGGAAGCGGATATAATAATCTTCCAGTTCCCTCTTCAATGGTTCAATATGCCGTGGATATTCAAGAAATGGCTTTCGGACGTGTTCACGGACGGCTTTGCCTTGGGTGAGGGCGGAAACAGGCTGAAAGGGAAAATTCTCATCGCCTCCGCCACTATGGGAGGCGGGGTTGACGACGCCTCATCGAAGCCCGTTTTTAATCTTCTGAATGATATTAAAGAATTTGCCGAATACACAGGCATGGTTTATGCCGAACCGGTGGTGAGCGGCAGTTACCTGTTTGTGCCTTACCTCGCAGGTGATAAGGAGGACATAAGGAGGCGGGCTCTTGAACACGCGGAGGAATTAAAGAGAAGAATAGCCTCGTTCATTTAG
- a CDS encoding PadR family transcriptional regulator, translating into MQRETELAFIKLHILHHAAKEEVYGAGLMEELARHGYRIGAGVMYPALAKMEKQDLISCRTENVGGKQRKYYRITENGRHLLAEMKTKVEELHEELNEE; encoded by the coding sequence ATGCAAAGGGAAACCGAGCTGGCATTTATAAAACTGCATATACTGCACCACGCGGCGAAAGAGGAAGTTTACGGAGCCGGACTGATGGAGGAACTTGCCCGACACGGCTACAGGATCGGAGCGGGGGTAATGTACCCAGCCCTAGCCAAAATGGAGAAGCAGGATCTGATCTCCTGCCGTACGGAAAATGTTGGCGGCAAGCAGAGAAAATATTACAGAATAACGGAAAACGGCAGACACCTTCTTGCTGAAATGAAGACGAAAGTTGAGGAGCTGCACGAAGAGCTTAATGAGGAGTAA
- the chrA gene encoding chromate efflux transporter, producing MGGMKNIMGVFTVFLRLGLTSFGGPVAHLGYFRDEFVVRRKWMNEQEYADLVALCQFLPGPASSQVGFAVGLKRAGKAGGLAAWLGFTIPSALIMIAFAYGVASFSGALDSGWLKGLKVAAVAVVAHAVWGMAVKLCPDRLRAVIAVISACAVLAFSSGIMQIGVIIAGGGAGYFLIVRQQGEAVAQKRFSVRSGAFYLILFLAFLILLPFAAAYTDLHAVRLADSFYRAGSLVFGGGHVVLPLIQAEVTAGGWLGRDEFMAGYGAVQAVPGPLFTFAAYLGAASHAAPNGFAGGMIALVFIFLPSMLLVMGVLPFWEKLRSLPAAQSVLAGTNAAVVGLLLAAFYDPVFTEGIKGRAEVITALCAFGLLQFMKTPSWVVVVLSAAAGFVLL from the coding sequence ATGGGCGGAATGAAAAATATAATGGGAGTATTCACAGTGTTCCTTCGGCTGGGGCTCACATCCTTCGGGGGACCTGTGGCGCATCTGGGTTATTTCAGGGATGAGTTTGTAGTCCGCAGAAAATGGATGAACGAACAGGAGTATGCTGATCTTGTGGCATTGTGCCAGTTCCTGCCGGGCCCTGCGAGCAGTCAGGTCGGGTTTGCCGTGGGGCTTAAACGGGCGGGGAAAGCCGGAGGACTCGCAGCGTGGCTTGGCTTCACAATACCTTCAGCGCTTATTATGATCGCTTTTGCCTACGGAGTCGCCTCATTCAGCGGAGCTCTTGACTCAGGCTGGCTTAAGGGGCTGAAAGTGGCGGCTGTGGCTGTTGTTGCCCACGCTGTGTGGGGAATGGCGGTGAAGCTCTGCCCTGACAGACTGAGGGCGGTGATTGCGGTAATATCAGCCTGCGCTGTGCTGGCTTTTTCATCAGGTATTATGCAGATAGGCGTTATAATAGCGGGCGGCGGCGCGGGGTATTTTCTTATAGTGCGTCAGCAGGGCGAAGCCGTTGCGCAGAAACGCTTTTCCGTGAGGAGCGGGGCTTTTTATCTTATTCTGTTTTTGGCGTTTCTTATTCTTCTCCCTTTCGCTGCCGCATATACCGATCTGCATGCGGTCAGGCTTGCGGACAGCTTTTACAGGGCGGGCTCGCTGGTTTTCGGCGGCGGTCATGTGGTTCTGCCGCTGATTCAGGCGGAGGTTACGGCAGGGGGCTGGCTGGGCAGAGATGAGTTTATGGCGGGCTACGGGGCTGTTCAGGCGGTACCCGGACCTTTGTTCACATTTGCCGCTTATCTGGGTGCTGCGTCTCATGCCGCACCCAACGGTTTTGCGGGCGGTATGATCGCTCTTGTGTTTATATTTCTCCCCTCCATGCTGCTTGTTATGGGAGTTTTGCCTTTCTGGGAGAAGCTGCGCAGCCTGCCCGCCGCTCAGAGTGTGCTTGCGGGAACGAATGCCGCAGTGGTGGGGCTTCTTCTTGCCGCCTTCTACGATCCGGTCTTCACGGAAGGAATAAAAGGACGTGCGGAAGTGATAACAGCACTCTGCGCATTCGGTTTGCTTCAGTTCATGAAAACTCCGTCATGGGTCGTGGTTGTGCTCTCCGCCGCTGCGGGCTTTGTTCTGCTGTAG
- a CDS encoding type II secretion system F family protein codes for MIFSVRAFNSAGKKLRLTLEASGSQELSAYLAHCGLEPITVKEASNISRRFRRKDRISPAELTEILESLHLVIKSGIPLTMGLKELTEDTDSPAVESILNRVSFRTASGDSFSKACESCGSAFGETVLSLVRIGEETGRLDKTLKDASNHVQRITDLKAGIRQALMYPAFAFFSLLGALLFWIVYVMPQMAETFRVFEAELPPVTMGIIGVSGFLGSYGLFILMVSCASAVLFSYFRRSDAGFRLKTDKLILKIPVAGSLVHLFNLAFFAEYIRLMTGSGLPLYRSLSVMENSFSSTVFTRAVKGIRESVSGGESFSVSMAKQKLFPPLLVRMVSIGEQTGHLTEQLETAAEHYLDKAERTAKTVSKVLEPAVIGFVGIFMLIIFIGLLSPVFSLISGIK; via the coding sequence ATGATTTTCTCGGTGCGGGCTTTCAATTCGGCGGGGAAAAAGCTGCGCCTCACGCTTGAGGCTTCCGGTTCTCAGGAGCTGTCGGCATATCTTGCCCACTGCGGGCTTGAACCCATAACAGTTAAGGAGGCTTCTAATATTTCCCGCCGTTTCCGCAGGAAAGACAGAATATCCCCCGCCGAGCTCACGGAAATTCTGGAGAGCCTGCATCTTGTGATAAAATCAGGCATCCCCCTCACCATGGGACTGAAAGAGCTTACTGAGGACACGGACAGTCCGGCTGTGGAAAGCATCCTCAACCGGGTATCATTCCGCACGGCATCGGGCGATTCTTTCTCTAAGGCATGCGAATCCTGCGGGAGCGCATTCGGTGAGACAGTGCTGAGCCTTGTCCGCATCGGGGAGGAGACAGGCAGGCTGGACAAGACGCTGAAAGACGCCTCAAACCATGTGCAAAGGATAACCGACCTCAAGGCGGGTATACGTCAGGCGCTTATGTATCCGGCGTTTGCCTTTTTCTCTCTGCTCGGCGCCCTGCTCTTCTGGATTGTTTACGTAATGCCTCAGATGGCGGAAACCTTCCGTGTGTTTGAGGCGGAGCTGCCCCCTGTCACCATGGGCATAATCGGGGTATCCGGTTTTCTCGGTTCATACGGATTGTTCATTCTCATGGTTTCCTGCGCTTCTGCCGTTCTGTTTTCCTATTTCCGCCGATCCGATGCCGGCTTCCGCCTGAAAACAGATAAACTTATACTCAAAATACCCGTTGCGGGCAGTCTGGTGCATCTGTTCAATCTCGCCTTCTTCGCAGAATACATAAGACTTATGACAGGCTCCGGTCTGCCCCTGTACCGCTCGCTGTCCGTTATGGAAAACAGCTTCTCCAGCACAGTCTTCACACGGGCTGTCAAAGGTATTCGGGAATCAGTCAGCGGCGGAGAGTCCTTTTCGGTGTCCATGGCAAAACAGAAGCTCTTCCCGCCTCTTCTCGTTAGGATGGTAAGTATAGGAGAACAGACGGGACATCTCACGGAGCAGCTTGAAACAGCGGCAGAGCACTACCTCGACAAGGCCGAACGCACCGCAAAAACCGTGTCAAAGGTTCTTGAACCCGCAGTAATCGGATTTGTGGGAATATTCATGCTGATAATATTCATAGGGCTTTTAAGTCCCGTTTTCAGCCTTATCAGCGGGATAAAATAA
- a CDS encoding GspE/PulE family protein: MHDKQLGQLLIEMGYLTEEQLGVALDVQRVHSGVLGDVLTSLAFVSSAETAMAVAKQAGKKYTDISDIKPDKELLSLFGMNTLKDLSFIPFDKNADTVRIAAADPFDINVADTVRRKTGFRTEIHVADRESILRSIEMNFYLIEKPVREEISRSLTQQTGTDTPALLDNIMKYAVTERATDIHISPEAVGAHIFFRTDGIMRHCFAVPASVHSSLISRIKILSQLDIAEQRLPQDGSMTAGFFGEEYDIRVSTIPTAYGENAVLRLLGKNLSMFSLESLGFDEQVRQRLEKCFAKPHGIFLVTGPTGSGKTTTLYSALRRINALERRILTVEDPIEYRFPFIKQTQVNEKAGYRFASAMRAFLRQDPDVILLGEMRDGETAEIAMRAAITGHLVLSTMHTNDAVTAIPRLLDLKIKNYLIASGVSGIMAQRLVRKVCRFCAEQRETDVEALSSYGIDPEIAARHGMNGKILLPEPQGCPRCGQTGYSGRTVISEFLETDAEIQDMIIKGATPNEIHENAVRKGMLTMLDDGFLKAAKGITTLGEIRRVAVK, translated from the coding sequence ATGCACGATAAACAGCTCGGACAGCTACTTATAGAGATGGGATACCTCACGGAGGAACAGCTCGGGGTCGCCCTTGATGTTCAGCGTGTGCACTCAGGCGTGCTGGGGGATGTGCTGACCTCCCTTGCGTTCGTTTCTTCTGCTGAAACGGCGATGGCTGTCGCCAAGCAGGCGGGTAAAAAATATACCGACATATCGGACATCAAGCCGGATAAGGAGCTGCTCAGTCTGTTCGGCATGAATACTCTGAAAGACCTCTCCTTCATCCCCTTTGACAAAAACGCGGACACAGTCCGCATAGCCGCCGCAGACCCGTTTGACATAAACGTGGCGGACACGGTACGCAGGAAGACCGGCTTCAGAACTGAAATCCACGTGGCGGACAGGGAAAGCATCCTCAGAAGCATTGAGATGAACTTCTACCTCATAGAAAAACCTGTGAGGGAAGAGATCTCCCGCTCCCTCACGCAGCAGACGGGAACGGACACCCCCGCCCTGCTGGATAATATAATGAAATACGCCGTCACCGAGCGGGCAACGGACATACACATCTCGCCGGAAGCAGTGGGAGCGCACATTTTCTTCCGTACGGACGGCATAATGCGCCACTGCTTCGCTGTGCCCGCCTCAGTGCACTCCTCGCTTATCTCCAGAATCAAAATACTCTCCCAGCTTGACATTGCGGAACAACGCCTCCCGCAGGACGGTTCCATGACTGCCGGGTTTTTCGGTGAGGAATATGACATCCGTGTCTCGACTATCCCCACGGCGTACGGCGAAAACGCCGTGCTGAGACTTCTGGGAAAGAACCTCTCGATGTTCAGTCTTGAGAGCCTCGGGTTTGATGAACAGGTCAGGCAAAGGCTTGAGAAATGTTTCGCCAAGCCCCACGGGATCTTTCTGGTAACCGGTCCCACAGGCTCAGGCAAAACAACGACACTCTACTCCGCCCTGAGACGGATAAACGCCCTTGAACGGCGGATACTCACGGTGGAAGATCCTATTGAGTACAGATTTCCATTCATAAAGCAGACTCAGGTTAACGAAAAGGCTGGTTACAGATTCGCCTCCGCCATGAGGGCATTTCTCAGACAGGATCCGGACGTGATTCTCCTCGGTGAGATGAGAGACGGAGAAACGGCGGAAATAGCCATGCGAGCCGCAATAACCGGACATCTGGTTCTTTCCACCATGCACACCAACGATGCGGTGACCGCCATCCCCCGACTGCTGGATCTGAAAATAAAGAATTATCTCATAGCCTCGGGCGTTTCGGGAATTATGGCGCAGAGGCTCGTCCGCAAGGTTTGCCGCTTCTGCGCGGAGCAGAGGGAGACGGACGTCGAAGCTCTCTCATCATACGGCATTGATCCGGAAATCGCGGCAAGGCACGGGATGAACGGAAAAATCCTTCTCCCCGAACCGCAGGGCTGCCCCCGCTGCGGGCAGACGGGATATTCCGGCAGAACGGTAATCTCCGAGTTTCTGGAAACAGACGCTGAGATTCAGGATATGATAATCAAGGGAGCAACCCCCAACGAAATACACGAAAACGCAGTCAGAAAAGGGATGCTCACCATGCTTGACGACGGATTCCTCAAGGCGGCAAAGGGCATAACCACCCTCGGCGAAATCCGCAGAGTAGCTGTAAAATGA